The proteins below come from a single Drosophila kikkawai strain 14028-0561.14 chromosome 3R, DkikHiC1v2, whole genome shotgun sequence genomic window:
- the sas gene encoding putative epidermal cell surface receptor isoform X3 — MQTCRRRKAGGHAASAIPWRSLCLATLCGLLLLGIQIEQAASAPAGEDSAAATTAVPMLDATTDAPNTSASSTTIAVEQSNSNSSSSSSTEAADGSTTSTTTTTTEAANISNTSESEAEITTMLPIMDSSSSVSSTSIEPITSTEPTTTPRQETEQQMVFSHTEPDQSHIQHIPLRDEHAESSGSDDATTEMLREQQHQESEQQQNELNQISNEQDDVVKDLNNFRHPATLITASNSNENGETESDKRVETTTGTPPPATSNSTTPAAPTTASTEGAVPSEREEDPYHVHILSENHDRLAEHEDYQMLSTSTEESTSSMAGIVVSQENKATAEPSAASESTSTSTSPAPSTGTSTTTSRARAMHMNEPENETGTTIMPESESGPVINIVEGQHTHQQEEEEEQQEKKSEETLKSKEPESESQSSSTTEATVTTTTSEPSPFVAFAGEGRSASGGDDVELFLHHNGSTHEQLMDLSDVDMDEDQNGGSSSSSSTSTSTTTTTTVQPETEMPKIVEITASGDTMQRECLANNKSYKHGELMDRDCDEKCTCNRGDWMCEPRCRGLSYPRGSQRSMANPNCREKVVEEDECCRIMECSEPLLEPTVVTSEAAVPSTEKTSVEVAAVTMPPADDEATPKPRTDCHHMGSIYKFRERLEIGCDQICHCAEGGVMDCRPRCPERNHTRADKCVYVKDPKDVCCQLELCDVTLDDHEQQPTPAQSSNNEESGEHNIFAFQEQARDAGHATASCTFKGSEYEVGQQFRDGCEQLCLCNEQGVHCAKLECPSNFGLDVQDPHCIRWEPVPADFKPSPPNCCPESMRCVDNGTCSYQGVQVENWSPIPANLTGCDQHCYCENGRVECRAACPPVPALPPADLPCHPALARLLPIPDDECCKHWTCAPQSPKAGPAGQEQEEEATQSSIPANGAGNLQPDIEVHTLEAIDPRSIRIVFTVPQVYVNLHGRVELRYTNGPSNDTTTWEQQIFAPPEDLIATSQMEFDLPMLEPNSLYKVKITLILRDLNSQPTSSVYTVKTPPERTITPPPPFTDYRPDFQDIFKNVEDPELNVSETNASWLQLTWKKLGDEQMEYVDGVQLRYKELTGMIYSSSPLIHRTLTSYTIQNLQPDTGYEIGLYYIPLAGHGAELRAGHMIKVRTAPKIDVYGFDVTVNVTKVKTQSVEISWNGVPYPEDKFVHIYRAIYQSDAGKEDSSVFKVAKRDSTTGTLIMDLKPGTKYRLWLEMYLTNGNTKKSNVVNFITKPGGPATPGKTGKLLTAGTDQPVGDYYGPLVVVSVIAALAIMSTLALLLIITRRRVHQTASITPPRKSDAAYDNPSYKVEIQQETMNL; from the exons AGATAACTACTATGCTGCCCATCATGGACTCCTCGTCCAGCGTGAGTTCGACCAGCATTGAACCGATCACCTCTACGGAGCCCACGACCACGCCGCGCCAAGAAACGGAACAGCAGATGGTCTTCTCGCACACGGAGCCGGACCAGAGCCACATCCAGCATATACCGCTGCGGGATGAACACGCCgagagcagcggcagcgatGATGCCACCACTGAGATGCTTCGCGAACAGCAGCACCAGGAGAGCGAGCAGCAGCAAAACGAGCTCAATCAAATCTCCAATGAGCAGGACGATGTGGTCAAGGatctcaacaatttccgaCATCCGGCGACGCTCATAAcggccagcaacagcaacgagAACGGCGAAACCGAGAGTGACAAACGGGTTGAGACGACAACAGGTACTCCTCCTCCAGCAACGTCCAACAGTACGACGCCGGCAGCGCCAACAACAGCCAGCACGGAGGGTGCGGTGCCGAGCGAGCGCGaagaagatccctatcatgtGCATATACTGTCCGAGAATCATGATCGCCTGGCCGAACACGAAGATTATCAAATGCTCTCGACCAGCACCGAGGAGTCGACATCCAGCATGGCCGGCATTGTTGTCAGCCAGGAGAACAAGGCAACCGCTGAGCCATCAGCAGCGAGCGAGTctacatccacatccacatccccGGCCCCATCTACAGGCACATCCACAACCACATCGCGAGCACGCGCCATGCATATGAATGAGCCAGAAAATGAAACAGGCACCACCATAATGCCGGAGAGCGAGTCGGGCCCAGTGATTAACATTGTTGAAGGACAACACACACATcaacaggaggaggaggaggagcagcaggaaaagAAGTCAGAGGAGACACTGAAGAGCAAGGAGCCAGAGTCAGAGAGCCAGAGCAGCTCCACCACCGAGGCCACTGTCACCACCACAACCTCTGAGCCATCGCCATTCGTGGCCTTCGCTGGCGAGGGTCGATCGGCGAGCGGCGGCGATGATGTGGAGCTGTTCCTGCACCACAATGGCTCCACTCATGAGCAGCTCATGGATCTCAGCGATGTTGACATGGATGAAGATCAGAACGGAGGCAGCAGCTCAAGCAGCAGCACTAGCACCAGCACAACGACAACGACCACTGTCCagccggaaacggaaatgccCAAAATTGTGGAGATCACAGCCAGCGGGGATACCATGCAACGCGAGTGTCTGGCCAACAACAAGAGCTATAAG CACGGCGAGCTGATGGATCGGGATTGCGATGAGAAATGCACTTGCAACCGCGGCGACTGGATGTGCGAGCCACGCTGCCGGGGACTGAGCTATCCCCGCGGCAGCCAGCGCAGCATGGCCAATCCCAACTGCCGGGAGAAGGTCGTGGAGGAGGACGAGTGCTGCAGGATAATGGAGTGCAGTGAGCCGCTGCTGGAACCCACAGTGGTGACCTCAGAGGCAGCTGTTCCCTCCACGGAAAAGACCAGTGTAGAGGTGGCTGCAGTGACCATGCCCCCAGCTGATGACGAAG CCACGCCCAAGCCGCGCACCGACTGCCATCACATGGGAAGCATCTACAAGTTCCGGGAGCGTCTAGAGATCGGCTGCGACCAGATATGTCACTGTGCCGAGGGCGGCGTGATGGACTGCCGGCCCCGCTGTCCGGAGAGGAACCACACGCGGGCGGATAAGTGCGTGTACGTGAAGGATCCCAAGGACGTGTGCTGCCAGCTAGAGCTGTGCGACGTCACCTTGGACGACCACGAGCAGCAGCCAACTCCCGCTCAGAGCAGCAACAACGAGGAGTCCGGCGAGCACAACATCTTCGCCTTCCAGGAGCAGGCTCGCGATGCTGGACATGCTACGGCTAGCTGCACCTTTAAGGGATCCGAGTACGAGGTGGGCCAGCAGTTCCGCGACGGCTGCGAGCAGTTGTGCCTCTGCAACGAGCAGGGAGTGCACTGCGCCAAGCTGGAGTGCCCCTCGAATTTTGGCTTGGATGTCCAGGATCCGCACTGCATCCGCTGGGAGCCGGTGCCGGCAGACTTCAAGCCCTCGCCGCCCAACTGCTGTCCGGAGAGCATGCGCTGTGTGGACAACGGCACCTGCTCATACCAGGGCGTGCAGGTGGAGAATTGGTCGCCAATTCCCGCCAACCTAACAG GTTGCGACCAGCATTGCTACTGTGAGAACGGACGCGTGGAGTGCCGGGCGGCCTGTCCGCCGGTGCCAGCTCTTCCGCCCGCGGACCTGCCCTGCCATCCGGCGCTGGCTCGCCTGCTGCCCATTCCCGACGACGAGTGCTGCAAGCACTGGACCTGTGCCCCGCAATCGCCCAAGGCAGGACCTGCTggacaggagcaggaggaggaggccacGCAGTCCTCGATCCCAGCCAATG GAGCAGGCAATCTGCAGCCTGACATTGAAGTTCACACCCTGGAGGCCATCGATCCGCGCAGCATCCGCATCGTCTTCACCGTTCCACAGGTGTATGTGAATCTCCATGGACGAGTGGAGCTGCGCTACACGAACGGACCCAGCAACGATACCACCACCTGGGAACAGCAGATCTTTGCGCCGCCCGAGGACCTGATTGCCACCTCCCAAATGGAGTTTGATCTACCCATGCTGGAACCCAATTCCCTGTACAAGGTCAAGATCACCCTGATCCTGCGTGACCTCAACTCGCAGCCCACAAGCAGTGTGTACACCGTGAAGACGCCACCTGAGAGGACTATTACGCCGCCACCTCCATTCACCGACTACAGGCCAGACTTCCAGGATATCTTCAAGAACGTCGAGGATCCCGAGCTGAATGTTAGCGAGACGAATGCCTCCTGGCTGCAGCTAACCTGGAAGAAGCTGGGCGATGAGCAAATGGAGTACGTTGATGGTGTGCAGCTGCGCTACAAGGAGCTGACGGGCATGATCTACTCCTCGTCGCCCCTGATCCATCGCACCCTCACCAGCTACACCATCCAGAACCTGCAACCGGATACGGGCTACGAGATCGGACTCTACTACATCCCCTTGGCCGGACACGGTGCGGAACTGCGTGCCGGGCACATGATCAAGGTGCGAACTGCCCCGAAGATCGATGTCTACGGTTTTGATGTGACCGTCAACGTCACTAAGGTAAAGACCCAGAGCGTAGAGATCTCCTGGAATGGAGTTCCCTATCCGGAGGACAAGTTCGTGCACATCTACCGGGCGATCTACCAGAGCGATGCCGGCAAGGAGGACTCCAGCGTGTTCAAGGTGGCCAAGCGGGACAGCACCACAGGAACCCTGATCATGGATCTCAAGCCGGGCACCAAGTATCGTCTCTGGCTGGAGATGTACCTGACGAACGGCAATACCAAGAAGAGCAACGTGGTCAATTTCATCACGAAACCAGGTGGTCCGGCCACCCCAGGCAAGACTG GCAAACTCCTGACGGCGGGCACAGACCAACCCGTGGGCGATTACTACGGACCTCTGGTTGTGGTTTCCGTGATTGCCGCCTTGGCGATCATGTCCACACTAGCCCTCCTCCTGATCATCACCAGGAGGCGAGTGCACCAAACGGCATCGATTACGCCACCACGCAAGAGCGACGCAGCCTACGACAATCCCTCGTACAAGGTGGAGATCCAACAGGAGACTATGA ATCTGTAA
- the sas gene encoding putative epidermal cell surface receptor isoform X1, whose amino-acid sequence MQTCRRRKAGGHAASAIPWRSLCLATLCGLLLLGIQIEQAASAPAGEDSAAATTAVPMLDATTDAPNTSASSTTIAVEQSNSNSSSSSSTEAADGSTTSTTTTTTEAANISNTSESEAEITTMLPIMDSSSSVSSTSIEPITSTEPTTTPRQETEQQMVFSHTEPDQSHIQHIPLRDEHAESSGSDDATTEMLREQQHQESEQQQNELNQISNEQDDVVKDLNNFRHPATLITASNSNENGETESDKRVETTTGTPPPATSNSTTPAAPTTASTEGAVPSEREEDPYHVHILSENHDRLAEHEDYQMLSTSTEESTSSMAGIVVSQENKATAEPSAASESTSTSTSPAPSTGTSTTTSRARAMHMNEPENETGTTIMPESESGPVINIVEGQHTHQQEEEEEQQEKKSEETLKSKEPESESQSSSTTEATVTTTTSEPSPFVAFAGEGRSASGGDDVELFLHHNGSTHEQLMDLSDVDMDEDQNGGSSSSSSTSTSTTTTTTVQPETEMPKIVEITASGDTMQRECLANNKSYKHGELMDRDCDEKCTCNRGDWMCEPRCRGLSYPRGSQRSMANPNCREKVVEEDECCRIMECSEPLLEPTVVTSEAAVPSTEKTSVEVAAVTMPPADDEATPKPRTDCHHMGSIYKFRERLEIGCDQICHCAEGGVMDCRPRCPERNHTRADKCVYVKDPKDVCCQLELCDVTLDDHEQQPTPAQSSNNEESGEHNIFAFQEQARDAGHATASCTFKGSEYEVGQQFRDGCEQLCLCNEQGVHCAKLECPSNFGLDVQDPHCIRWEPVPADFKPSPPNCCPESMRCVDNGTCSYQGVQVENWSPIPANLTGCDQHCYCENGRVECRAACPPVPALPPADLPCHPALARLLPIPDDECCKHWTCAPQSPKAGPAGQEQEEEATQSSIPANETTTTTATIATSTGGKVPQIRKDEDKKSSPSAGAFYPTLDGKPPKAVGGLGIFEKPEKPEKGHKKVQHQHNQQQEQQQHQNDVIFDGDRPEEQEGPLPPNGGFVPFQFGHQHPHQQQHLGPYGFYNPVKPVYEDYNPYEPYDINPNGTPQGKPPPVPTSQSDLFNILGADQPNHPGHPGHQGHPGHPGPVPIQGQKDNHNLHQQVRIEQILQHLQQTVPGGPPPQQHQIPPQQQSQQPQVPGHYVPIVHSGVPPPPPGHGIAIVDGQPVAYESYPVIPGLGVPPTTLHQPQHTTPQQHRQQTILPSSSTTSGLSTQASEHSLHQNQDKLTKQQPQQPGAGNLQPDIEVHTLEAIDPRSIRIVFTVPQVYVNLHGRVELRYTNGPSNDTTTWEQQIFAPPEDLIATSQMEFDLPMLEPNSLYKVKITLILRDLNSQPTSSVYTVKTPPERTITPPPPFTDYRPDFQDIFKNVEDPELNVSETNASWLQLTWKKLGDEQMEYVDGVQLRYKELTGMIYSSSPLIHRTLTSYTIQNLQPDTGYEIGLYYIPLAGHGAELRAGHMIKVRTAPKIDVYGFDVTVNVTKVKTQSVEISWNGVPYPEDKFVHIYRAIYQSDAGKEDSSVFKVAKRDSTTGTLIMDLKPGTKYRLWLEMYLTNGNTKKSNVVNFITKPGGPATPGKTGKLLTAGTDQPVGDYYGPLVVVSVIAALAIMSTLALLLIITRRRVHQTASITPPRKSDAAYDNPSYKVEIQQETMNL is encoded by the exons AGATAACTACTATGCTGCCCATCATGGACTCCTCGTCCAGCGTGAGTTCGACCAGCATTGAACCGATCACCTCTACGGAGCCCACGACCACGCCGCGCCAAGAAACGGAACAGCAGATGGTCTTCTCGCACACGGAGCCGGACCAGAGCCACATCCAGCATATACCGCTGCGGGATGAACACGCCgagagcagcggcagcgatGATGCCACCACTGAGATGCTTCGCGAACAGCAGCACCAGGAGAGCGAGCAGCAGCAAAACGAGCTCAATCAAATCTCCAATGAGCAGGACGATGTGGTCAAGGatctcaacaatttccgaCATCCGGCGACGCTCATAAcggccagcaacagcaacgagAACGGCGAAACCGAGAGTGACAAACGGGTTGAGACGACAACAGGTACTCCTCCTCCAGCAACGTCCAACAGTACGACGCCGGCAGCGCCAACAACAGCCAGCACGGAGGGTGCGGTGCCGAGCGAGCGCGaagaagatccctatcatgtGCATATACTGTCCGAGAATCATGATCGCCTGGCCGAACACGAAGATTATCAAATGCTCTCGACCAGCACCGAGGAGTCGACATCCAGCATGGCCGGCATTGTTGTCAGCCAGGAGAACAAGGCAACCGCTGAGCCATCAGCAGCGAGCGAGTctacatccacatccacatccccGGCCCCATCTACAGGCACATCCACAACCACATCGCGAGCACGCGCCATGCATATGAATGAGCCAGAAAATGAAACAGGCACCACCATAATGCCGGAGAGCGAGTCGGGCCCAGTGATTAACATTGTTGAAGGACAACACACACATcaacaggaggaggaggaggagcagcaggaaaagAAGTCAGAGGAGACACTGAAGAGCAAGGAGCCAGAGTCAGAGAGCCAGAGCAGCTCCACCACCGAGGCCACTGTCACCACCACAACCTCTGAGCCATCGCCATTCGTGGCCTTCGCTGGCGAGGGTCGATCGGCGAGCGGCGGCGATGATGTGGAGCTGTTCCTGCACCACAATGGCTCCACTCATGAGCAGCTCATGGATCTCAGCGATGTTGACATGGATGAAGATCAGAACGGAGGCAGCAGCTCAAGCAGCAGCACTAGCACCAGCACAACGACAACGACCACTGTCCagccggaaacggaaatgccCAAAATTGTGGAGATCACAGCCAGCGGGGATACCATGCAACGCGAGTGTCTGGCCAACAACAAGAGCTATAAG CACGGCGAGCTGATGGATCGGGATTGCGATGAGAAATGCACTTGCAACCGCGGCGACTGGATGTGCGAGCCACGCTGCCGGGGACTGAGCTATCCCCGCGGCAGCCAGCGCAGCATGGCCAATCCCAACTGCCGGGAGAAGGTCGTGGAGGAGGACGAGTGCTGCAGGATAATGGAGTGCAGTGAGCCGCTGCTGGAACCCACAGTGGTGACCTCAGAGGCAGCTGTTCCCTCCACGGAAAAGACCAGTGTAGAGGTGGCTGCAGTGACCATGCCCCCAGCTGATGACGAAG CCACGCCCAAGCCGCGCACCGACTGCCATCACATGGGAAGCATCTACAAGTTCCGGGAGCGTCTAGAGATCGGCTGCGACCAGATATGTCACTGTGCCGAGGGCGGCGTGATGGACTGCCGGCCCCGCTGTCCGGAGAGGAACCACACGCGGGCGGATAAGTGCGTGTACGTGAAGGATCCCAAGGACGTGTGCTGCCAGCTAGAGCTGTGCGACGTCACCTTGGACGACCACGAGCAGCAGCCAACTCCCGCTCAGAGCAGCAACAACGAGGAGTCCGGCGAGCACAACATCTTCGCCTTCCAGGAGCAGGCTCGCGATGCTGGACATGCTACGGCTAGCTGCACCTTTAAGGGATCCGAGTACGAGGTGGGCCAGCAGTTCCGCGACGGCTGCGAGCAGTTGTGCCTCTGCAACGAGCAGGGAGTGCACTGCGCCAAGCTGGAGTGCCCCTCGAATTTTGGCTTGGATGTCCAGGATCCGCACTGCATCCGCTGGGAGCCGGTGCCGGCAGACTTCAAGCCCTCGCCGCCCAACTGCTGTCCGGAGAGCATGCGCTGTGTGGACAACGGCACCTGCTCATACCAGGGCGTGCAGGTGGAGAATTGGTCGCCAATTCCCGCCAACCTAACAG GTTGCGACCAGCATTGCTACTGTGAGAACGGACGCGTGGAGTGCCGGGCGGCCTGTCCGCCGGTGCCAGCTCTTCCGCCCGCGGACCTGCCCTGCCATCCGGCGCTGGCTCGCCTGCTGCCCATTCCCGACGACGAGTGCTGCAAGCACTGGACCTGTGCCCCGCAATCGCCCAAGGCAGGACCTGCTggacaggagcaggaggaggaggccacGCAGTCCTCGATCCCAGCCAATG AAACTACAACCACGACAGCGACAATAGCGACAAGTACAGGCGGCAAAGTGCCCCAGATCAGGAAGGACGAGGACAAGAAATCCTCTCCAAGCGCCGGTGCCTTCTATCCCACCTTGGACGGCAAGCCACCGAAGGCAGTCGGAGGCCTGGGCATCTTCGAGAAGCCGGAGAAACCCGAAAAGGGTCATAAGAAGGTGCAGCACCAGCACAACcagcaacaggagcagcagcaacatcagaaCGATGTCATTTTCGATGGCGATCGGCCAGAGGAGCAGGAAGGTCCCTTGCCACCGAACGGCGGCTTTGTGCCCTTCCAGTTCGGCCACCAGCATccgcatcagcagcagcacctcGGGCCCTATGGCTTCTACAATCCCGTGAAGCCCGTTTACGAGGACTATAATCCCTATGAGCCGTACGACATCAATCCCAATGGCACGCCCCAGGGCAAGCCGCCACCGGTGCCCACTAGTCAGTCGGATCTGTTCAACATATTGGGTGCCGATCAGCCCAATCATCCCGGCCATCCTGGGCATCAAGGCCACCCGGGTCATCCGGGACCTGTTCCTATTCAGGGACAAAAGGACAACCACAACCTGCACCAGCAAGTCAGAATAGAGCAGATACTGCAGCATCTGCAGCAAACGGTACCTGGAGGACCACCGCCGCAGCAACATCAGAttccgccgcagcagcagtcaCAACAGCCCCAGGTGCCGGGTCACTATGTGCCCATTGTGCATAGTGGAgtgcctccgccgccgccaggaCATGGAATTGCCATTGTAGATGGCCAGCCAGTGGCTTACGAGAGCTATCCCGTGATTCCAGGCCTAGGCGTGCCTCCGACCACGCTCCACCAGCCGCAGCACACAACCCCACAACAGCACCGCCAGCAGACCATCCTTCCCAGTTCCAGCACCACCTCAGGACTCTCGACGCAGGCCAGCGAGCACAGCTTGCACCAGAACCAGGACAAGTTGACcaagcagcagccgcagcagccag GAGCAGGCAATCTGCAGCCTGACATTGAAGTTCACACCCTGGAGGCCATCGATCCGCGCAGCATCCGCATCGTCTTCACCGTTCCACAGGTGTATGTGAATCTCCATGGACGAGTGGAGCTGCGCTACACGAACGGACCCAGCAACGATACCACCACCTGGGAACAGCAGATCTTTGCGCCGCCCGAGGACCTGATTGCCACCTCCCAAATGGAGTTTGATCTACCCATGCTGGAACCCAATTCCCTGTACAAGGTCAAGATCACCCTGATCCTGCGTGACCTCAACTCGCAGCCCACAAGCAGTGTGTACACCGTGAAGACGCCACCTGAGAGGACTATTACGCCGCCACCTCCATTCACCGACTACAGGCCAGACTTCCAGGATATCTTCAAGAACGTCGAGGATCCCGAGCTGAATGTTAGCGAGACGAATGCCTCCTGGCTGCAGCTAACCTGGAAGAAGCTGGGCGATGAGCAAATGGAGTACGTTGATGGTGTGCAGCTGCGCTACAAGGAGCTGACGGGCATGATCTACTCCTCGTCGCCCCTGATCCATCGCACCCTCACCAGCTACACCATCCAGAACCTGCAACCGGATACGGGCTACGAGATCGGACTCTACTACATCCCCTTGGCCGGACACGGTGCGGAACTGCGTGCCGGGCACATGATCAAGGTGCGAACTGCCCCGAAGATCGATGTCTACGGTTTTGATGTGACCGTCAACGTCACTAAGGTAAAGACCCAGAGCGTAGAGATCTCCTGGAATGGAGTTCCCTATCCGGAGGACAAGTTCGTGCACATCTACCGGGCGATCTACCAGAGCGATGCCGGCAAGGAGGACTCCAGCGTGTTCAAGGTGGCCAAGCGGGACAGCACCACAGGAACCCTGATCATGGATCTCAAGCCGGGCACCAAGTATCGTCTCTGGCTGGAGATGTACCTGACGAACGGCAATACCAAGAAGAGCAACGTGGTCAATTTCATCACGAAACCAGGTGGTCCGGCCACCCCAGGCAAGACTG GCAAACTCCTGACGGCGGGCACAGACCAACCCGTGGGCGATTACTACGGACCTCTGGTTGTGGTTTCCGTGATTGCCGCCTTGGCGATCATGTCCACACTAGCCCTCCTCCTGATCATCACCAGGAGGCGAGTGCACCAAACGGCATCGATTACGCCACCACGCAAGAGCGACGCAGCCTACGACAATCCCTCGTACAAGGTGGAGATCCAACAGGAGACTATGA ATCTGTAA